A single window of uncultured Methanospirillum sp. DNA harbors:
- the pyrE gene encoding orotate phosphoribosyltransferase, with amino-acid sequence MVEKSLKDQLIQVDAIRFGDFTLASGKKSSVYIDIKMAMTHPGILKAIAASVMNQDIDWDVVAGVAVGGVPLAVASSLESGKPYVIIRKEQKTHGLSSLIIGDVKGKRVLMIEDVTTSGGSALFGVDQIRQAGGVITDIISVVDRGEGAEETLSKAGIRLTPLVSKGELVQN; translated from the coding sequence ATGGTAGAAAAAAGTCTTAAAGATCAGTTGATCCAGGTTGATGCCATTCGCTTTGGTGATTTTACGCTGGCTTCAGGAAAGAAGAGTTCTGTCTATATTGATATCAAGATGGCAATGACACATCCTGGCATCCTGAAAGCGATCGCAGCATCTGTCATGAATCAGGACATTGACTGGGATGTTGTCGCCGGGGTTGCTGTCGGTGGTGTTCCCCTGGCTGTCGCGTCATCACTTGAGAGTGGGAAGCCGTATGTGATCATCAGGAAAGAACAGAAGACACACGGGCTCTCTTCACTGATCATCGGTGACGTGAAAGGAAAACGAGTCCTCATGATAGAGGATGTGACCACGTCCGGGGGATCTGCCCTCTTTGGTGTGGACCAGATCAGACAGGCAGGCGGTGTTATCACCGATATAATCTCTGTTGTGGATCGGGGTGAAGGAGCAGAAGAGACGCTATCAAAGGCTGGAATACGGCTGACACCCCTTGTCTCCAAGGGTGAACTGGTACAGAACTAA